aatgctaaagcaaaaaatacagattaaattatatttgttaatgtaccACGATAATTTACCTTGGGaccgccttcgtgagtgaacagaTGTAGAtctgtttatgtatttttatgagtAACGAGTGTATCTCGTACTCGTAATCTCGTAGCCGTAAGGTACTTACTCGTAATCGTAGTATACCTACTCCTCACTCATAAAATACAagggtattttataaatatttaaaagatgcaATGCAATGAGCtgattaaaaagtaaagttgtataaaaaatttaatttaattcccgaatttctttttttcctattgtatctaaaaaataacaaaacttacTCCCTGTAATCCTCGTGTTGTAATATTTTCAGTCGccaaaatctaaaattttagtaaaattactattattggTTATTTTCGAATAAAGTTATTTTCGTTCCTATCCCGCATCGGTGTGTTATTGCCAAACGTTCCCGGTTGCTACGAGGCGACAGGCGCATGGCCGAAGTGACTTACGGCAAACTGGATTAagttaaatctaaaaaaacCAACAGCAtttaactaagaattgaattaattctaataaaatggTCCTCTTTCATTACCCACGTAAGACTATCAATAGGTATACGTGTACGCCAACTTTTACGAAATGGAATTGTACAATCATTTGTTTTGTAGAGGttacaatagtttttattttaaaataataaatcagtaaTCATAAATCAGAAAAAGAGGTCAGCTCAGTTCAGTTAACAAAGTAAGTCACATCGCGGCGCAAAAGATACCTTTcattaagttataaattttttagGAGCCTAATATGTTAgtattcgaaatatattttatgatatttcataaatactCAAGTGAGAACATACCGTTATCATTAACGTGACTGTAACCGTATACGATGACATTGTAGAATAAGAAAAGCATAATATACTAATCTCACTCATTTCTTGATAAACTAACaatcaatttatcaattatctacacataaaatcaattattcctCGCTTTTCTCACAATAGGTTGATACTAAGATTTAATACTTTCTTCAATGAAGCTACGTGTAGTTTGGTAAAAAATTTAGCCGGCTCGAAAATGATTGGCATGTTATTATAggtttttttgtatttagtaaGTTAGGTTTTCGTTCAAGTAAAAACAAACGAcggtgaaaaataataattaatacacccACTTAcaagttaaaaacaatttaaaggaTTTAACAAGACAGAAATATgcgtgattttaataattaaaactctaaagttttattgttgataatttaaaaatactgataAGTTTTGTATTAGATAACGCGAGGTGCGATATGCGACAAATAAGTATaggtttaattttcaataatataattcatagagGTCGTATCGACTTTATTGATTGCCACAGATACTAATTGAAATACAATTCGACAGtcaataaatctaattatagtgatataagtacatatatttttatgttgattaAATAATGAAGTTACAATcgatatatatctattaaatctaaaatagatATCTTCTACAGCATTACTTATTAAatccatttaataatattaggtacacataataaacattttgtaaatatattaatttagtgaAAGAGTTTTCTTGATAGTCACActcttatatacatacaatagaATAAGACCAAAGAAAGCCCCGCTATGTACAGCCATAGGCCATATTCCCTTTACATATTAACTAGTTGATCCCGCTTACAATACACAGATTTCACTACCGCGTATTGTCCCGATCCAGTCACTCACTTTGAAGTTTCTTTGGAAAATTTATAGTTGAAACACTACGTGCATAGTAGAGACGCTACGAGACGAAAATATGTTCCGTTGACATTTTTCTAGCCGGAGTCGTTTAGGCTTAGTTCCATTTGTTCCTCACCACGGAACTGAGTCGCCGTCCCCACATAAGATTGTATCATACGATCGTACCCTGAAGGTGTTGGGGGTCTGGGGTAGGTGGCAAGCCAGATCCCGCCGATGTAGAGGGAAGAGCCGCTGCCATATCCTGATATCCAAATCGATCCATGGGACCCTCATCTGGTGGTGTCACCTCCAGACCAATGCTTCCATTGAGAGCAATCTTAATAGCATTCGCATTCTGCTGTTGTTGCTGGTGTTGAAGAAGTGAATTAAAGTGTGAGATTCCGATTTCTTCCAGGCTGCTCTTCCGGCGACGAGAACTAGCAGGCGTACCCAGTCCCTGTCGCAGGGAGTTGGATCGACGCAGCAAGATGTCGTCTACTACTCGAAGAGAATTTGAACGCCCACGAAAGTCAGTAATGATAGTGGGGCTATCAGGAAGAGAGAGGGAGTTCGCCTTCGCATTTGTCAACGGCGGCGCTCGTGGCGAAAGGCTTGAAAGGCCTCCAAGTGCTGATCCACGACGACTGCCTGCTGCAGCAGCCTGAATAAGTGCACCAGAGCAGAAGCTTATGTTGGACTTGCGTCGGCTGTTATGACGTTCAAACGTCTTTTGCGCTGAGAATGGTGAAGGGCGCACCAGATATCTGAAAggagaaaattttattaaaaacatcttaattttGTGACTTCAATTATCCTTTCAGAAAAAACTCACATGATGTCGCCTTCTTGCAAGTTGAGGTCGCAGCTTGGATTTATAATAACGTATGAGAGACTGTTTCGTTTCTCGCTAACGTCGTCATAATCGACTCCAGTCAAGTTTAATGACTCAATTCTAGATCGTACAAGATTAGCAATTTCTGCTCTCTCAATTTGCTGTGCATGGTTATCTCGAGCTTCGTCAGCCAAACTTGTTGAATACTAaaacataagtaatattttgaaactatGCGTAGTAGATACAAGAagcaaataaactattatatattaatttatgtgcGTTACCGTTTCTCTTACTAAGTTTTATTTGAGTTTTGTACATGCATTTGACGAGTGACTTACATTTGATATAAGACGATTCAACAAAATGTATGTCTTGAAAAAATGAGTATTAAACTCCAAACAGTTGATACCCAAGACAcacgtttcatttaaaataatgtgtaatttaatatatcgaACATATTATGCGTTGTGCACACTGGAACAGACTGTTCTACTTTAAGTCTAACGAACTAAGTGCAAATAACGCACAATTGCGAAATGTCTACTGCTAGGATCTAGACTAATCTAAAGCTCGATAAATGGATATAAGCAGTAGATTATTAGCAATTATAAAACTGCTATAAACTTATGATGAGAttgttaaagttataaaaatctaaatgacAAAATACCTTTACACCTGCGTCTGTTACagcaaaattaaaagtattaaaacaaatattaagagTTTTTATGTAACCCCAAGGCATGGGTCATTGGTGACTATCGGAAAATATTCTTCGAAATTggtgtaaaacaaaacaatagaaAACTTTTTCTCGTACGTTTTGTTAGTCACCAATGCGGGCGATAGTGTGGCGGGGTCTTACCGCTGGAGTACGGTCTCCGTAGCAGCCGCTGAGACAACCCGTGGTTCCCCGGCGCGATCGGGCTCCCCTTCCTTCCGACCCACCGTCTCCTGCCGGCCCAGCATCCCCCGTCGCCTGCTGTAACTTGCCTATCACACGTCTGCTCCGCCTATAAGTCCCTAAGTGCGACGCTCGCTCGCATActgatattgtaaaataaatcttgaCCTATTTTTACATTTCGAATAGTTTACGAAAAATCGTTGATAGGATAACAGCATGACaggtgttttatttaattaatgcgaGAGAGCATCAAAATTGTGAAAAATGATATCTGCGGTCTACGTTCTTATGAGGTGCATGCTGAACGGTCTAGAGTATTAAGATTATGCATTGTTTTGTAATGCAATACTAGAAATATACAAGTTTATACTACAAGCATCAAGTGAAGTTTAAAATCTAAGCTAAGGCAGGTAATCACTTTCACAATAgacaaattaaatagaaaacctTACATGATTTGGCAGAATTTATGAGAAACCATGCAAAGATCATGTCTATTATCGGATTCTGATGAAGGGTGTTTACGCTCTCTGCGTATAGCAGCAAATTTTCTGGCAAATCAAATCGGCGGTGGTCCATCGCTAGGTTGATGTAATATGATGTCGTCGTCCAACTATTTCTTTATCTAACAGTCCATGCAGATACGTACTAATAGGACAACAATATGGCGGGATTGCGATCATCGAGCTCGATACCGATATGCGTGCAATTCAGTTTTAGTTGTTGTGTTTGATTTGACCCGCAGCGATAAAATGTCAATTGAAAACACTCTTTAGTCAGATCCGTATTCACGCAAAAGCACAAAGGGTCGACATTTTGGCTATAGCAATTTGCGATTGAATAGAAAATTAAGCTcgtgtattttaaaagaaaatcgaGTATCGTATGAGAAATAGAAAGTTGTACAAAtgcaaaaaaactaatttacaaaGACGCCACAAGTGTAGGCTTCATATGTTGATGTAAGACAGTTTGTAATGAGTAAGTGTAACGCTGACCCGTaggaaagataaattatatttaaaaaggtaccCGAAATACAGTCCAAAGACTAGGACTACATGGATGCAACGTGATCTAGTTTCAATTTTAATGTACGTTTTAATTTGCGTGAAATACTTCAATATAGCGGTAGGTAGCGGCGAAGGACTGTATTTAAGGAGTACTATCTGAGAGGTACAGTAGGCCGACTCACCGATGCTCGCGATGGTCGCAATCCCGCGAGGCGTGACCAAAACCACCCAGTCGGGCTCCGTGGCGACATACTCACGTGGTGCGCTTGATCAGCTAAGCTCGTATCCTGAGTGCGATAAATCCCGATCGGGATTTCGCATGTGGTAGAACATAACTTTTGATATAGCCGACCATATGTACGTATCCACATATCCTCCTTTGTTATTTTCATCTGTCAGAAGTCCAAGGTAGCAAaatgttacttaataatattcggTATAACAATTTTAAGGATGAAATCatcaatatattgaaaattacaataaattttacacgcATAAATTCGCGCAGCATGAGGTGAAATGAGATTGCAATAAGATCTTTTACAGCTTTCGCAAATAATATATTCGCAAACGTATTAAATGAAACTTACAGAAGTAAGAAATCCTGATCCTGGAGCCTGATCAACGCCCAACAAGAGTCTCACAAAAGTTATGACGTAATCTTTTACGAATGCCTGATATAGAAGCGTATCCAACATAGACGCGGAAAAGACAGAACCAGCAGCAAAGGGAAGTCGGAACATGTAGGAGATATGGGACCCTCTTTCTTTTTCGCGCTGCAATAAAAGATGctgtgataaatataattttagtgttTTCATATGACCTAAAAACATTATAGCAAACCTTTTCCATCTTCGAAAGATGCAACGCGTATTTATCATGAGCTCTGAATTGCATAAATCGCATGTTTGATGATTGAGATAGTTCCGTTATAGATTTAATAGATGGAAAGAATctgaaaaagattaattatcttGAGCCCATTGAAATAGCGCCAGACCGCAGTAGCGTACCTGTTATTCGCTgagcattatatattttcataaatgtcGCTTGCAATTCGAAAAGAAATATTCGCAAAGCGCGCACCTTACCTAGTATCTTAACAACTAGActagatataaaaaatgactGTATTAAGGAAGATTTTTACTTGAACATTGTTTGAACTGCCACTATGGTGTTGCAGTCAGAGAGACTGTCCTCTTCGGCTGAATTAGATAATTCTTTGTTAACAACCACCACGTTTTCGGCTAAAGTTATACCTGCGCGCAGAAGATCATCTAGGCTGTAAagttaactttatattattgcCTTTGGAATTGAATATCTTATAATACaaggatataattaaataagtatcttaCCAATCAATAGTACCGAGCATCCAATAGACCAATGGAAAGTAAGAAATTGAATCAAGGAAAGCGACATCAGGTCGGCGTTCCAGCAGGAGGATTATAGGATTGAGTGAAGTTTTTGACCTGAAATGTGCGCGCAGTggaataataaagttatagatTCCATTGGAGGCGTAATCGGCAGCAAGAATTATTGTCTTATTTTGCCATTGGTATTCCTTTGCGTTACGGTAAGCGCAATGTTCGCACACTTGAGCCAGTTGAAGGCAACACAGAGGTTTCTTTTCCTTCAGCAAGTAGCACAACGTTGGGCTTACGCCTATGAACGGTGACACTGGAGGGAAGCCTTTCACGATCCTGTAAAGTAAGACATGCGGCAGTTTTTATAGGTTGAAAATTGATACTATTATTCACGTGTAACTTAAATAAGGCAAAGCaaagctttttattttaaagataataataattaagaaaataaaaaagaaaataaataaaagaaatacttacTGCTTGTATGctacataatcattattatgcagaatttatagaataaaaaaaatatatattaaaaatcgagAAAAATATGTGAATTCATATTCAAAAATGTGCTAATATAAACTAACATCCAATATCAAGCAGttttaaaatatgctttaaaataatatcgtgtGCACGTCTAATTTTGACTATATAAAGTTACCCTTAGTTGTAAGTACATTTGCTTTCTTtcagaaaacattaaaaatacacattttattaaataagtcgaacaaattaatatctaattttcactatacatttgtaaaaataattaacattgaaaattagctattaatcgttattaatattatgtgttaTAAATTCTTCATGgaatttaacaaacatttataattttatgagacACCAAAACCTCTCTAAgacaagaaattattttatatgacagtAAAGTGCATCGATGTCTTAGATCGTGAATAAGTAATTTCTAACAGTCATTGTCAGGACACTCAAGCTAGGGTTGCTTCATGCTTACCTGGTGAAATCGTTGCGCCAAGCAGTGCGTGTTTCACTCCCCCCCAGCGAGGACATGGAGCTCGTAGTTGCGTCGTCACTGCACACGCCGCGGCAGTGGGGACATACTCAGGGCTCAAGGGTACGTACACAATGCACACATTCGTATCAACTAAACACTCACGACGGGTAACATTCGTGTGTGCTACATACGAGCTTAAGGGATCGTGCGCTATAttagtttttgtaaattaacCATTAAAAAGTGGAACTTTTGAAATTTGCTTAAGAATGTGTGGTTTGTAGCAATTCAtttgataaaattgttaaattagttattaaaatgtctttttgatgttattaatttgaatgtGAATAATTTTTGGCACATGCGTGTAGCAATAAAATGACTGTAGTTAagctcaataattattttaaaataatgcaatatgAGAATGTAGACAATTAATGGATATTCATGACAATACTATTTCCTATTTATCattaatgttttcatattatatatttaatttaaaagagaaaaagctctggtattattttcatattttaaaataaatgttttgttgtgTTAAATCGTTGAAATAAAACACGAAAATACAAACCGCCGTACAGCCGTTGGATCAGAACCATGCTtcatgtatttttgtataatttattgtgttatCTTGACgaaatatttgcaatattttctttatatttcttatcataaaaaatgtatgctAACGGATCACCgaaatttgtttttactaaattaGGATTTTCGGTTTGATTTTTGTTTCACTCCactagatttaatattttatgagcaTTGAAAACTATAGTAACAAAACCGtaagttaatgtttatttactgTAGGAGTGCGTAGTGTAAGCTAGAAGCCAAGCAATACACATGTTCGATGCACAACAGAACTTACGAGTAAGATACAATGACGTACTTTGTGCTGAGTGCATGCAGCTGCTGAGATCCGCTTTTTCTATCTACACGATTTGAATGTACAGGCTAAAACAATAAGAAACAAATTTGGAAGATCGTCAAGATATTGTGTGTTTTTAAACTGGAGCACAATTATAttgacgataaaataaaaaaaataattagcaaaATTTAATTCTAGACATTTATCGGCGACAAATTATTgtcgttttaaaattgtataattattattaaaattagtaaaagaaaatatgatttaaGTTTTGCTAATACGTGTATGGATCTacattgtgtaaatataaaaacgtactcgtgtttataattatgtgaacaatgtaataaatctttttgcatgtttttaatttactgaATGTATATCCGATAAAACAgttaaactgtatttttaaagtttctAATTACTAATATTGAAAAGACAGCGaagtgacaaaaataaatatgcttgCGTGCATGATCGCGGTAATGGCGTTTCGGTCTGCGATGTGTCTTACGCAATCTTTTCGGAAGGAGAGCGCCAGGGGACGTCATCCTCCAGTTCATCTTCACTTTCGTCAACTCCAACTCCTTCCTCTTGATTATCAGATGCAATGTTTAGGCTGCTCGTTACCATATCCGGTACCGGAAGTATCGATGGTCTTCTACTACCTGAATAAgaacatttattacaaattaatacaatagTGCAGCATCGATTtcggtatattaatataatatggaaaAACTAAATGCTACCTCGTCGGCAATGGAGACTATCGGGACTCAAAAAGTTGGTGTTATCAGGTCGAGGAAGTAAGAGGTGGCTATCGGTTGCACTGTCTGTAGCCGGAGATTCTTTGAGACAGGTGCGTGAGTCTGATGCCGATGTTGATGCTTCTCCAAATTTCGctgaaagttatttttttttgtcgtaattGTTCTGTTAACTAGATACTTGTATTCATAAatgtttaacttaatatttgaagataattgataaaataataacaattgtgTTTCAACCAGTAGATTCGAAATCGACTTCTACTGGTTGGCTAGCCTCGATTATTTTCGAGGCTGTTAGCAATTGTAATAGCCAATTATTtcgtcaattatttaatataatatttgtatcgcATATCGCATTTCTCATTCTAAGTGATacgatttattttgaatatacattaataGCGATTCGACAATAATATATGACATGAGGATAATTTCGTGATATAATGATtgtatttgatgaattttgaatTCATACTACGAAACTAAGGCATCGCATGAGGCATACGCAATAGGCTATTCACGAATATAACGCACAAACTAGCCgctagaataaaaatatgaatacttcGTAAATACAAATAGCGATGCAATTATATGTTAACCATATCGGACGCAAAACCATtagaatattaaacaaacaaggAATTTTCAGATGGGACCATAATGTAAATTTTGCATTTCGATATTGATTATCTACTCGCCATACTTTAGTTTTGCTGCCTACAATAAAAATGCTAGCAAACATAGCATGCACAATACGATctcttttttctaaataatcatTCATGAGCTGAAATTAATCAGAATCATCCAATGTTGTCACTCACgtagtgtttttaaaattgacaGCTCTTTAACGCTTGAACCGTATTCTAATTcagcatttttaatatattattcatttttaaatttgtctatTTATGTAGGAAATGTACTCTTCGGACCAAAGTGAATAAGATAAAAGgaaaaatttatatagaataatatcaAAGCAAAACGTCAGTGACCGTGTAGTACCGGTATTTTACTTTCACCGTGATCAGAATTACCCAAAAATCCTCTAAAATGGCGAGCTGCTCTCTGTCCAGGTCGGCCAATCGATTCTAtaagattcaataaaataaaaatttggttGACATCGAGCAACTTAAGCAATAGAACTATAAAGTAGACCAAATGATCGCCAATAAACTAGTTAAACGGCGATTTTATCCAATCTACTTTAGGCAGTAATCCAACTGTGACACTCACAGCCAGCAACAGTTAAATTAGCGGATGATACAGTATTAGCTGGGTAGATGCGTGATGGCGATGTATTTGGTGTGGAACTCGCGGGAGCTTGTAGTATCACTTGTGGGAGGTCGTACTGAGCCACATTAGTACCGTCTGGTCTTTTCTGCTGTCCGGTGCCGCCTTCCGCATCTCCAGTCTTCTTTTCGTTAGAGAGGAGACTACATGTAGTTTGATCTTTTGGTATAGCATTGGATTTGCTTTCAGTCTGTTTTTCAGATACTACGAAAGCAGAGTTTTCTTCCTTCGTGATGCTCATGTAGTAGCACGTGTCGGTGCTTTTCATGATGTGTCGTGGGCCTGGATTCAAGAGTATGGTTTCTTCATAAAATTCAGGCAGCTCTGCTGGACGAACTCCAACTAAAGCTACACCATATCTAAAcgaaaaagaatatataaagtaaaaatataattattaagaatattttcgtatatttaAGCATATGCATACTTTCGGTGTGAGTGAAAACTGGCATAAGTAAAGCTTTTCCCTTCATATTCACCAAAGAATCGACTATCACCTAGTACGATATGATAGATTTCATTGCCAGAGCATTTGCCATAAAGACGATGCCATTCCTCTGGTGATTGTTGACCTTCTctgaaaaaattaaaccattaaTTGTAGAGAGAGATTTGTGAGAAATGTATACgtggcttaaatattttaagtataatagatGAAGGCTTACTGTCCGCGGCTCGTGTGCAGGAGCAGTGTAACTAGAGTTGATGCACCGGGGCAAGTGCAGTTGTTGGCGAGAAGTGCATATTTGAACTCATCTTCGCAAACAACAAACTCCGCAAACTTAACGTGTAGTTTATTCTCCGGCCGGAAAATTTGTACGTATTGGGGGACAATCGGGGCAAAATCTTTTACCGCCCAGGATCTGAAACGGTCACAGTTATTTTGATTAGATTTATTGTTGAATTGCCAGCGTAGTAGTGAGCACATAATCAAAATACCAGttcaagaattttaaattacctAAGAATCGTATGCTCGTCAGCAGCAGTTTTGTCAGCATAGTTTCTAGCAGCTAATATAAAACAAGCCTCGGCCTCGTTCATACGTGCTCGAATCAGATCAGTGTCCTTCAAACATGATccttgtatataaataacacgTTGAGCCCAAATCGGAACCTGTAATAGGTAATATGacgataaaaataagtttaaaataaactgcttatattacaaacttattacaaatttaGGTCATAATttcttctatttaaaaaaaaagtcatgcCTGCAGAATCATTCGCATGGTTGTATCCAGCTCCATTGGTGAAAGCAGTACAACGTAGTAATCCTGAAGTAGAGGATGAGCATAAAATTCATTCAGGAAATCCATAATTGTGTCGGCATGGAGCGTTGTCGAGCAAACTACCACGTGTTTCTCTGACTGTGCGCGGTGAGATGAGTAAGAACCACCGAGTTTCTGCCTTTCCATCCAGGTGAATGCCAATTGTTCAAACTGTAAcgatattcataaatttttaaagtacatttgtatttatttagtaatatttgtaggtcatcaattaaaaagaaacttatTTCTTTTTCAAGAAGTAGATTAATATAGTGTAACTAAAAAGATGTAAAATGTGTTAATTAATTGCTTTGAAGTCcgaaaacgtaataaatatctTGTAAAGTTCTTTATGaaaaatggaatattaataaagtgGTAAAGAGAACTCGAGTCTCTTCAAGCACTTTATACCTTAATTCAGTTTGCGAGGAAAGAATAACGTCCTTGAACATTCCATTAATACCGCGAATGAACTTGTtagacaaaattttattttaataattaaatataattttgaactttTCTGATTAGACATCAGTAGTTGAGGGTTTAGGTCTCAACGTCGCAAAGACGTTGATACTATATATTAGGTAACAAATGAGGATAAATGGCATTTCTTCTCAGCTACAAATGTTTGGAGTTCTCATTTCGTTGACGTACAGctaaaaagtataaaagaaatatatgttttataagatttaaatatgttatatgtaataataagatttaaataaatgaagttttAGTAATGAAGAACTAGCATGCTGAGAAGATAGAGAATAAGAAGATctgaaactttattttagagAAGTATAAGCGTTATTGGCTTATGTACAAAACTGATAGGTACATTCCGAACCTGCGTGGGCAAAACAACGAGTGCGACACCAATCATTATGACCATATACAGCTGGGATGGCCAGATATCCGGTACGAAATCTCCATAGCCCACAG
This genomic window from Vanessa atalanta chromosome Z, ilVanAtal1.2, whole genome shotgun sequence contains:
- the LOC125075926 gene encoding potassium channel subfamily T member 1 isoform X4 encodes the protein MEMSGGGESADGPSSRGSAKVNFPPDVELERRPTGTFAGAAAAAFHRGRGRSMSAWSDISRSSIRFEERVRVEYYVNENTFKERLQLYFIKNQRSSLRIRIVNLFFKILACLLYIFRVCADGDPISASCYGCKPGNKTEFEYSANLTEEEFQEHPIINWDGIVWVNRPLYLWGVQVVLAMISLAEAILLVYLGYKGNIWQQVLSFHFILEMVNTVPFALTVPFPPLRNLFIPVFLNCWLAKRSLENMFNDLHRAMQKSQSALSQQLMILCVTLLCLVFTSVCGIQHFQRAGHRHLNLFQATYFVVVTFSTVGYGDFVPDIWPSQLYMVIMIGVALVVLPTQVRNFEQLAFTWMERQKLGGSYSSHRAQSEKHVVVCSTTLHADTIMDFLNEFYAHPLLQDYYVVLLSPMELDTTMRMILQVPIWAQRVIYIQGSCLKDTDLIRARMNEAEACFILAARNYADKTAADEHTILRSWAVKDFAPIVPQYVQIFRPENKLHVKFAEFVVCEDEFKYALLANNCTCPGASTLVTLLLHTSRGQEGQQSPEEWHRLYGKCSGNEIYHIVLGDSRFFGEYEGKSFTYASFHSHRKYGVALVGVRPAELPEFYEETILLNPGPRHIMKSTDTCYYMSITKEENSAFVVSEKQTESKSNAIPKDQTTCSLLSNEKKTGDAEGGTGQQKRPDGTNVAQYDLPQVILQAPASSTPNTSPSRIYPANTVSSANLTVAGSKFGEASTSASDSRTCLKESPATDSATDSHLLLPRPDNTNFLSPDSLHCRRGSRRPSILPVPDMVTSSLNIASDNQEEGVGVDESEDELEDDVPWRSPSEKIADDATTSSMSSLGGSETRTAWRNDFTRIVKGFPPVSPFIGVSPTLCYLLKEKKPLCCLQLAQVCEHCAYRNAKEYQWQNKTIILAADYASNGIYNFIIPLRAHFRSKTSLNPIILLLERRPDVAFLDSISYFPLVYWMLGTIDCLDDLLRAGITLAENVVVVNKELSNSAEEDSLSDCNTIVAVQTMFKFFPSIKSITELSQSSNMRFMQFRAHDKYALHLSKMEKREKERGSHISYMFRLPFAAGSVFSASMLDTLLYQAFVKDYVITFVRLLLGVDQAPGSGFLTSMKITKEDMWIRTYGRLYQKLCSTTCEIPIGIYRTQDTSLADQAHHQATGDAGPAGDGGSEGRGARSRRGTTGCLSGCYGDRTPAYSTSLADEARDNHAQQIERAEIANLVRSRIESLNLTGVDYDDVSEKRNSLSYVIINPSCDLNLQEGDIIYLVRPSPFSAQKTFERHNSRRKSNISFCSGALIQAAAAGSRRGSALGGLSSLSPRAPPLTNAKANSLSLPDSPTIITDFRGRSNSLRVVDDILLRRSNSLRQGLGTPASSRRRKSSLEEIGISHFNSLLQHQQQQQNANAIKIALNGSIGLEVTPPDEGPMDRFGYQDMAAALPSTSAGSGLPPTPDPQHLQGTIV
- the LOC125075926 gene encoding potassium channel subfamily T member 1 isoform X11, yielding MEMSGGGESADGPSSRGSAKVNFPPDVELERRPTGTFAGAAAAAFHRGRGRSMSAWSDISRSSIRFEERVRVEYYVNENTFKERLQLYFIKNQRSSLRIRIVNLFFKILACLLYIFRVCADGDPISASCYGCKPGNKTEFEYSANLTEEEFQEHPIINWDGIVWVNRPLYLWGVQVVLAMISLAEAILLVYLGYKGNIWQQVLSFHFILEMVNTVPFALTVPFPPLRNLFIPVFLNCWLAKRSLENMFNDLHRAMQKSQSALSQQLMILCVTLLCLVFTSVCGIQHFQRAGHRHLNLFQATYFVVVTFSTVGYGDFVPDIWPSQLYMVIMIGVALVVLPTQVRNFEQLAFTWMERQKLGGSYSSHRAQSEKHVVVCSTTLHADTIMDFLNEFYAHPLLQDYYVVLLSPMELDTTMRMILQVPIWAQRVIYIQGSCLKDTDLIRARMNEAEACFILAARNYADKTAADEHTILRSWAVKDFAPIVPQYVQIFRPENKLHVKFAEFVVCEDEFKYALLANNCTCPGASTLVTLLLHTSRGQEGQQSPEEWHRLYGKCSGNEIYHIVLGDSRFFGEYEGKSFTYASFHSHRKYGVALVGVRPAELPEFYEETILLNPGPRHIMKSTDTCYYMSITKEENSAFVVSEKQTESKSNAIPKDQTTCSLLSNEKKTGDAEGGTGQQKRPDGTNVAQYDLPQVILQAPASSTPNTSPSRIYPANTVSSANLTVAGSKFGEASTSASDSRTCLKESPATDSATDSHLLLPRPDNTNFLSPDSLHCRRGSRRPSILPVPDMVTSSLNIASDNQEEGVGVDESEDELEDDVPWRSPSEKIADDATTSSMSSLGGSETRTAWRNDFTRIVKGFPPVSPFIGVSPTLCYLLKEKKPLCCLQLAQVCEHCAYRNAKEYQWQNKTIILAADYASNGIYNFIIPLRAHFRSKTSLNPIILLLERRPDVAFLDSISYFPLVYWMLGTIDCLDDLLRAGITLAENVVVVNKELSNSAEEDSLSDCNTIVAVQTMFKFFPSIKSITELSQSSNMRFMQFRAHDKYALHLSKMEKREKERGSHISYMFRLPFAAGSVFSASMLDTLLYQAFVKDYVITFVRLLLGVDQAPGSGFLTSMKITKEDMWIRTYGRLYQKLCSTTCEIPIGIYRTQDTSLADQAHHYSTSLADEARDNHAQQIERAEIANLVRSRIESLNLTGVDYDDVSEKRNSLSYVIINPSCDLNLQEGDIIYLVRPSPFSAQKTFERHNSRRKSNISFCSGALIQAAAAGSRRGSALGGLSSLSPRAPPLTNAKANSLSLPDSPTIITDFRGRSNSLRVVDDILLRRSNSLRQGLGTPASSRRRKSSLEEIGISHFNSLLQHQQQQQNANAIKIALNGSIGLEVTPPDEGPMDRFGYQDMAAALPSTSAGSGLPPTPDPQHLQGTIV